Genomic window (Arachis hypogaea cultivar Tifrunner chromosome 13, arahy.Tifrunner.gnm2.J5K5, whole genome shotgun sequence):
ATCTTAATTGGACACAATAAGAATAACAATCTATGAACTATATCCAAAGAGTAATTTCAAAGTCTGaatatctttatataattaaataattatatataaatttatttttcttttcaaaataagtaattttattttatttttatattaatgattatttttattttaaaattaatttatttgtacttcaattaaaaaataattaatttaaaaaatgttgaaaataaaaaataccgaGTTAagtatttctatatatatatatatatatatgtgtattagttaggatattatataaaatacaatatataCTATAAAAAGCATGAATGATACCAAGAAAACATATTAGTGCAATGGTTGTCAACTTAGTTTTTATATGAGAAGAGCCAAGTTCGACTCCCAGACTGCACTTGTTGATCGGACTAGTTTATGCCGGTTTGATCGGTTCGTGCTGGTTTTGACCAATTCATCTCCTTAAACGGTCTGTATACTAACCCAGATCGATAGGGTTTGGTTCACCAATTTTTTGGTCGAACCATTCGGTCTGGTCCGATTGTAACAACATGGTTGGGCCAGAAGTGGCGCATTCGCCTACTTTCCACCCAACATGGGTTCGTCGGCGAGGGTCTAGGCTTCTGGTGCTTTCCTCGCGCTTGGGAATTGCCCCAACACCTGTTTCGAGGGCGTCACTTTGCTTATCATACTCAAGGCATTAAATACGTTTAAATGTGATTTGAAAGCACACGAAAAAGTCGATTTTGTCCTTGACCTTTCGTGCTTCTTCTTCTACAGTTACAGTTACGGTTACCTCCCTTACTCCATATTATCATTTTCATTCCTCCCTTTTTCCCTCTGTAACTGCCACCACCATTTACTTCTTTTGCCACCTTTCTACAAATATTACCTCCACCATTGCTTGTGGATTTTGCTCTGCCACCGTGAGGGATTTGCCATTGCATGCTTTCAGCACCCTTCTGCGCCACAAACACTGGTAAGTGATTATTCATTTGTGTCATTTTGTTTATTCTCTACCATTGCTGCCTTGGTGTTCTTGCTGTTGTTACTTCTGAATCAAATTGGTATTTGCTAGGTAGCTTTTAGGTGTCATTTTCGTGGTTTAGGCTAGGGTGGTTTGGTGTAGAATGACTTAGCCTTGGCTTAGGATATTCTTTTAGCCTTGTGATTAACTTAAGTGGTGTCCCACAGTAGTTATGACGATGTGACCTCACAGTATGGCTCTCCCTCTACCTAggctcatgaatcgttatatatAGTGTACATCCAACGTGACGAGTACCACAACTAGAGTGACCCCCGAGGACCTACAGGAGCTTTATGACACATGAGCGATATGCGGAGGCAGTCCCAAGGAGAGGGAACTACAAGCTTTTAGTTTCGGGCCTCCGCGAACATATTTGTCACCTTAACCTTGATGTCCCCCGTGTCTCCGATTGGAGGTGGGTGTACAAACCTATGTTTACTGTTCTAGGTGTCCGATTTCTCTTTTCCTCTTTATCCAGGATCTATTAAATAGGTGTGATGTTGCCCATCTTAATTTCATCTGAATAGTTGGGCTGCTATCTGGTGCTTCGAGATGGTTTGCAAGTACCTGGAGTTCTCGGCTACTGTAGAAGTCTTCCTTTCCTTTTTTCGACTTACAAATTTGTCCTGGGAGGGTAAGCACAAGAAGGGGTATCTTTCCTTTTGAGCTGTGCAATATTGAAGGCTCTTCAGCCTTTTCAAAGTCTCCTTCTATGGTTTCAAAGAAACTTTTTTCAAAGTAAGACCAGCTCGAGGTCGCGATCCCTTTTGGCTTACCCTTGAGGAGGAGAGGCGTATCCTGACCTTCTGGAGTCTTGGCGCCGGCTCCAACTACTTGATCAAAGTGACTTACAAGGGTATAGGTCGGCAGAACTAGTAGATTGTTAACATTCTGCTGGCTGTGTACGACTCTAATACCCTTAACCCTAATCTTTTGATGGGTGATCAGAACGTCAGCCAAAACTGTGTGGGTAAGAGTAGGGTACTGTTCTTTCCATTTTTCCAACTTGTTTGCTTCTGTTTCCTTAACAACTTGGTAACTtggtttttggtttttctttgcaATTGAGATGGAAGGTGGGAACACTACCCTTAGTTGCTTGATGATGCACTTTTTCCTTGATGGAGATGACGACGCCCTCGATTCTCCCAAAGCCCGGGTGGAGATTCCTCAGCCCGAGGGGCCAGAGGTCCAACCTGAATCCTAACCTGGGCACAACAATATGGCGAGGTTGACTAGGATAAGGGGGCCATAGTTGGGTCCTCTTCGGGAGTTCAGGAGGGGGACGATGATGATTTAGAAATTCCTAATCCTGAGAAAAGGAAAGCTGGGTTCATCCCCGAGCAACTTCTCTTTGTTATGGAAAAATACTTCGATGCGAACACCTTTATTAACTCCTAACTAGGGGTGAAAAAAGGTTAGGCAGCCTACAGCCTGGCCTGATAGAAAACAGGCCCAGGCTCAGGATATTTAAAAAGCCTAAGTTCTTTAAAAAGTTAGGCCTAGGCTTTTGAAATAGCCTGTTGGACCTGTTAGGCCAGTCTGGGTCTGCAAAGATATATGTAGAGTTTTATTAGACTAGTAAAAATACAATTGGAAGGATTTGAACTTGGTTCTTCTATAATATTAAAACATCTTTATCCACTAAGCCATTTGTCTCTTTAATTAAatatgcatttttattttcttaatatctTTAATCTTTTATGCTGGAATATCAAAAGTCAATCAAAGAAAATAATTCTAAAAACTTATTCCATCCACGCTAATAAACAAACATACACGTTTATATTCCCACAAAATTCTCTCTTTTCTTATCCACTCTACATGCTTCTCTACCaccctcttcatcttctctctctttgACTCTTTTCTTTAGTATgtgcttgttcttcttcttcatgtcattatttttttattttttaatctttgttGTTATAATGTTAATTATCATTCATTAGTTAGGGTTTTAttttttcaaagatttttttaagtttgattttttttttgtttgtgttgtgatattgtttttactttttcaaacatAAAACTTTATCAATTTTTTGCTTTATTAAAAGGTTCTTACTTTATGCCTTTgatataatgaaagtaaaaaaaagtCATAAGATAATGTTGtctgttaattttttgtttaggCATTACAATAGGCTTTAAAAATGGCTGAATCTATAACTCCAAGTGATCCATTAGCCAATTCTATTTCTTTAAATGGAGAAGAAATTAATCAGTACCAACAGTGCAAACAACAGATACTATGATTGTACTATTACAAACACCAACAACTACATCAGCACCAACATATACAACAACTATTACAAATCAACAAGTTACTGATGAAAATGGTGGTAATGAAACCGTTATTACAAAAAAAAGGAAGATGACTTCACCAATTTGGGACGATTTTGATCAAGGTGAAAGTTTTGAAGGTACTGATGCATGAGAatctttagttatttttagttattattttcttgAATAAAGTTAATGATCTCTtgtttttattaagatttttatgCTTTTAATCAAGGTTTCTTAGAGTTTCTTTCTTTGAACAAAGTtagggattttttttattttaattgagatttttgtactttaatcaatattttttggAGTTGCTTTATGCTTTGATATGTGTAGAAAATTATTgaaagattttagacaagaacaAAGGAGGAGATGGACAATCAAAGAAGCTTTTGAGAGAAGCAAGAAAGGTGGCATGCAAGAGGAAGCAACCTCCCAGGAAAGCAAGAGTTGGAAACAAGCCCAGGAAAGTTCAAAGAGaatttgcaaccctgacctcttaaTACTCTAACAAGGATAACTTGAGCTATTAAGGTCCAAATGAAGGAGTTTCAGTAGTATTAGAAACCTAACTTCtggagctttccaatgatatataatactctatagtgaaCACTGAATCTGAGAGCGCAAATCACCATTCATTGTCGcaagaaaaatcaacaaaaaagtcCAGCATGTTGCACACCAAGGCTGGTGTGTTGCACGCCAGCTCCACTTCCCTAACCTTTTCATACTCtaacgagcataacttgagctatagaggtacAAATGAAGTGATTTCAGcggtgttagaaagctaacatcgaGGTttattccaacaatatataatactctatagtagACATTCAATTTTGCTAGCACTCTGCATGCCTGAAATGACACTCCAAATGCCACAAACCCAATAAGCTGCCAGGGGTGCAATGAAGCGGCATCTTGTATGCTTACATTGGCGTGTTGTATGCTAGAAGGGGGAAGCCCCCAGGGACATGCAAAGTTGGCATCCCTTACGCCACACATGGCGTCCTATATGCCAGAAATGAAGTCATCCAAGAAGGTCCATGTTGTTGGCATCTTGTACGCCAGGTTTGTGAAGCGTACCATTTTGAGACACCTTTGACGCAACCCAGGCCTTCCCAACTCAACATGGAATTTGCGCTCTGTATGCCACACATTGACGTGCTGTACGCCAAGCGAAAAGCCCAATATCACACACATTGGTGGCGCTTCGTACACCAGGATTGGGGTGTTGTACACCTAGTATGAGAGTCCATCGCAAGCCCAGCCAAGTGAAGCCCACAATTAGTAACTCATCAAGGCTGAAGTTCCAGTTACAAGCAAGAATCATCTAGTGATAGTTAATTagaaaagtttaaatttaatgtaatttgaattaaatttgcatttgaatttgaagattgtaatttaggattttaaaagGGCACAGAGAGCACTTTGTTAGGGACCTATCTTTTTCAtacacttttcttcttctttttgaattCTAGTTTTGCTCTGAACATGAGTCACTAATTCTCTCCATTAAAGGGAGGAGCTCTGTGGAATTGTAATGAATTGATGTTATTACTTCTCTTCTTCTAATTCAAGCATTGTTGTTCTAAGAAAGAGTTTTTGTTCTTCATTATAAGGATttaaatatattgaaaaataGTTTGAATCTCACTTGAATTCTATGATTCACTTGGAAGAATGGTCATGGTAATTGAGCTTGAAAACTTCTTTCTCACAATTCTTATAATTTTAGATTTGGGTTTGATAAGTCACATGGAATTAACCTTATTTAGATCTTAAGAATTGTGTGGCTTTGAATAAGATATTATGCTTCATCTCTTTTCACGAGTAATTAATCAAGAAACTGGCAATTGATTAAGTCAAAGAAAACTAAATTATCAAGGAATTGAGATTCaattacttatgatttgccaGAGATCTATCTTTGCATGGTTAAAAGGAAAGTGAGAATCATTGATCCTGAGAAATTCGCATCTCCAACccttaatatttttaatcaaattactCTCTCATTTGTTTACTTACCTTCATTAAATTGCTTTCATCCCATTTGCTTTCATATTATTGCTTTCAATTACTTATGCTTATTTACTTGCTTTCCTTTAAAGTCATTATTGCTTCAGTTAATTGCCTTTAATTTCCACTAGATTGTTGCTTTCaatttgatctttattttttGCACAATCCTTAACCATATTTTGAATCATTTAGCTAaactaatcaattaatcattgctGTCCTTGTGAGAATGATAACCCATCCACCATAGTATTACTTGAAACGATTTGGTACACTTGTCGAATTATAGATTGCTATAATCCGTATCAGGTACAAAAGATATTTGCAAATGTTGCAAATCAATGTTTTCTTACGCTGAAACAGGAGCTAGTACTTCTCATTTATGGATACATTCTAGTAGTTGCTTACAAAGAAGATTGCATGTTACTGCACAAAAGGAGCAACCATTGATTCCATTTCAACCTTCCAATTCAAGTGTTAATCCCTTTGTGACACTAGAAGCAAGATATTTTCAAGAGAAGATGACACAAATAATTGCTATAGTAATTATAATTCATGAGCATCCTTTCAGCATTGTTGAGGATAAAGTTTAGATGTGGGGCTTCTAATATGCTAATTCTGAATTTCATAAAGTTTTTCGCGAAACTGCTCGAAGTGATTGCTTGGAAACATATGAGGCAGAAAAGAAACAATTAAAGGCGTTGTTAGAAGATGTTAGAAAGATAAGTTTGACAACTCACATGTGGAGATCAAGCCATCAAATTGTTGAATATATGGTTATCACAGGTCACTTTATTGATGCAGGGTGGAATCTTCATAAAAGGATTTTAAGTCTTGTTCAAGTACCTGCTCCTAGACGTGGCATTGATGTTGCAGATGCTATTTTCGAGTGTTTAAAGACTTGGGAAATTGAAAACAAAGTCTTCTCAGTATCTGTTGACAATGCTTCATATAATGATTCATGTCTAAGGGCTCTTAAGGATACTATTTCAGATAACAACTCATTACCTGTTGGTTGGTGGTAGTTTGTTTCATGTTAGGTGCTGCACACATATTCTGAATTTGTTGGTACAAGATAGACTAGGTAAAATTAAAGGTATTATTCACAAAGTTCATGAAAGTGTCTAGTATGTCAATTTTAATGATTcaagattcaaaaatttttttgagaTTGCTGAGAACAAGCATTTGAAAGGAAAAAAACTCATCATTAATTATCCAACAAGATGGAATTCTACTTACAATGTTATCTGTGACTTTGAAGTTTAAATCTGTGTTTCCCGTGTATAGGAAAAGAGAACCCCACTACAGTTACGAACCATTACTAGAGGATAATTGGAAGAAAGTTGACAAGATTTACAAACTTCTAAAAGTTTTTAATCTTCTACTCATGTCATTTCTGGTAGTGAGTATCCTACTACAAATTTGTACCTTTGAAGTTTAGAGATTGAAACAAGTAATTGACATGCTATTGAGGATAGATATTCCTTCACGAGAGAAATGACAACCTTAATGAAAGAAAAGTTTGACAAATATTGGGGATAGTGCAATATGGCAATGTTTctagcttgtgttttggatcctAGGTGCAAATTACATGTTATGAAATTCTGTTTTCCTTTAATTTACAAACCTGTGGCTATTGAAAATGTTGATAAAGTGAAGAATACATTGCAACAAATGTATGATGACTATGCTGAAAAATGTCATGGTGAGACAACAATAAGTGGAGTTAACACTAATGGTCCagttgcttcttcttctaatgTGGTTAGTTCTGAAATCAGTAAAATTGATGAAATATGGAATGTGGTTCAGAAAAAAGAAGCCATTCAtgcaacaaaattagaattagAGGTTTATTTTGATGAGAGTGCTTACATTTCTGAAGGCAATTCTAAGTCTTTTAGTGCTTTGAAGTGGTGGAAAAATAATAGCCTGAAGTTTAAGATTTTATCTAAAATGGCAGTAGACATATTAGCAATTCCTATCTCAATGGTGGCTTCAGAGTCTTCATTTAGTACTGGAGAAAGAGTTATTGATAAATATCGTTCTCGACTAAATTAAGAGTCCATTGAAGCTCTCATTTATGGAGGATATTGGCTTCACAACAAGTATGGTTTGAAGAAAAAACCAAAGgtaaaaatcaattttctaatatttctctttttgacTAAGAATCCatgttatagaaaatatttctctttttaaatttgagAACATTGGTATTGGTATGATGTGAGTAACTAGAATAATAAAGTTGAATTTTCATGATATATGAATGAGGTATCATATAATTTATACTAAGATTATGACCGTAATTTTATTTTGATCATTCTCTTTTgtactaataaaaaaaaagtatttgttGCATTTACATTGTTTAAAAATCTAATGATATATGTAtgtgtgatttttttttcaaggttTTAGAACAAGAAGATTAAATCATTTTCAAGCTTGGAGAATTAATCGATTAATTGTCCAACATTTCCTTTACTTTGTTTTGATTTAAGTAGTTATTAACTTTTATTTGATGTTATGTGTAGTTGGTTTATTACAACTCTCGATATTGATGaagtattttattttgatatgttACATATTTTGGAGGTAGCCAAGTGAGAATATACTCATATACATTGTCTTTTTTTTAATCAATGATAgttatttatcaatattttatcttttttgtatcaatattatccataaatttgttattttatattttataattttgaaattaaattataccttaaatttaattatttattaaaaaaataggcCTACTGACAAGTTTCAGGCCAGGCCAGATTTGACAACAGGCTAAGCTCAGTACTCATTAAAAAGCTTATACCAGGCTACAAGCCAGTCATAGGTGAATATACTCTATCACAGGTCTGGCCTATTAAGAGTAAAGTCTGACCTGACCTGTTTCCACCCCTACTCTCAACTGCTGTCGGGTACTGAAATTTTTTTTGCGATAAAGACCTGGGGACACAggccaagtggactaattagaGCCTTCTCCGAGCTGCTGTTTTTGCGAGGAAAGTGAAGCCAGTCTTGGCCCAATGCTAGACTTTGGATGGGAAGTATAGGATGGCTTAGCATGAAATTTCTAACTTGAAGGCTGAGGGGGAACTTATGGGAACAAAGCTGGTAGATGCTGAGAAGCAGCTGACGGAGGCCAGCGAGAAGATCCAATGCCTTGTCGACCGAGATGCCACTTTTCTGAAGCAGATCAATTATGCTCAAGGTCGGGCCATCACggtagaaaatagagtaaaatagcTAGAGAAGAACTTGGCTGAAGCCGTGAAATCGGTGGATTCTGCTCATCTTGAGGCCACCAATATgcgaaaaaagaataaaaagatcaTAAGGGATGCCATGGATGCCATATCTGCTATCAAGGAGGCGATGAAGGCTCAAGTGCTCCTACTTGCTCCCGATTTTGACACTTCTTCCATCAGAGCTTTCAAGATGATCAAGGATGGCAAGGTTGTGGACATGACGAGGAGGTAGTTGTTTTTGTTTCTGTAGTTGAACTTTATTTCTCTTACTTTAGTCGTTTTGTGTTGGTGGCCGATTTATTGCCCTATTTGTAGACTTTTGAACTTGGGTGTGATTTTGTaatcttttgaattttcaaacTCGTATTTGCATGTATATGCTAGTTTGGCATCCTAGTTGTGTGATGTTTATGCTAAATTGGCCGTTTAGTCGTCTTTCGATGGATATCTATTTTTTCCCATGTAGGGGGCTCTCGGGTTAATCAGTTCCCGAGAAGCCATAGTTGtaacttaaaaataattttcttgaaaagaaaaaaggaatttTATTAAAAGTGGGCCTCATTAAAATCCCTTGCTGCCGTTCTAGACTAATGGAGAGGGGAAAAAGTACCCCTTTCTTACAAACTGAAATGGTCAATGCAAAGATGTGCGCAAGAAAGGTGATACTAAAGTTTGGCATAAGCATATCAAACGtaataaaatgaaaacaaaaaataacaaagtaCAACCGAATCATTCCTGGGATGTCATTGCGGCGGAAAGGGCGCTTGATGGAAGAATTATTGTCGGTTTATAATTTctcaatataaaaaaaacttcttcgttgtaagcatatttccaaaccaactaataactctCCATCAAAGTTTTAATttagttgtcacatgtacaaactccaataaaaatgaaccgaagtatttaaacctcgggtcgtctcacaaggaattgcaatgaagtgctcaattactggctatgaaggaacaagggggtttgatttggtatttgacaagaaaagtaaataacaagaaagtaaatgacaattaactaataaagaaaatgaaaagaactcttggctaaggcatggaaattgagatcaccatcctagtCTATAAaccatgtattgacaattatgagggaccaacccatcaagtctacttctatgcttgaagtacgtcaaaagTCTACTTCaatgcttgaagtacgtcaaataggcttgatcaacatcaacccataagttccaacctagctactaattgacttagtagtaggctagcgtTAAtaggtatcaaattgaccactaaagaTTCTCAAATCACTAATTCAATGAGATCCAataactcaaggtcactcaattcccttagcctaggccaagagtaaagaaaactactctaaaactagtgaaaacatttcatcaaacacctagagtgcaataaaagtaaacatcacaaaatgcaagaattaataaaagctataactaacaaaagcaagaaatcaacaatagaaagTGAGGTAAACATCAAGAgacatagaaatataaaattgcattaaaagaaaattaaaatccaacaagggttcataaacataaaagagagcaaaataagaaattaacaagtgaagtagataaactaaagtgttagaacaaataaaagtaagggAAGAATAAAATGAAACAAGATTAAAATATAGATCTAAAAGGAATTGAAATAagaaccctaaaatctagagagaggagagagcctctatctctaaaattctaccctaaaatatggtaaaaaactaaactatgatgACTTCCCCCTAATTTTCTtacaatccttgggttcaaaagcataagaaatgagttggatttgggcctccttgagcttAGAAATCTCCCCTAGCGTATTGCCCTTAAGTTGGTCACGtgatgcttgtcacgcgtacgcatgggtcacgtgtacgcgtcacatTGCAAAATTcctcttcacgcgtgcgcgttgctggCAGATCTCCTTCCCACGtgtacacgtgggtgacgcgtgcgcgtggtcttgagttcagcaaatcctcatttcttcacaaattctccatttttgcatgctttttcttcattccttcaacccaacctttgccttctaatcctgaaatcacttaacaaacatatcaaggcatcaaatggaattaaagtgaattaaaattagcgatttaaaggcctaaaaagcatgtttttactcttaaacacaaattaggagaaattcacaaaaccatgctatttcattgaataaatgttagaaaagatgataaaattccTTAAATTCAAcagaagataaaccacaaaattggggtttatcagcgtTATCCCTTATGAGTAGAATCGCCTGAGGTTCGCCGCATTCCATGTTCTTAGGAGCTCCTTCCCGTCTAGTCGCTCAAGTTTGTATGCACATTTCCCTTATATTGCTTTCACCCTGTAGGGCCCTTTTCAATCGGGAGACAATTTTCCTTCTCCTTGTGTCAGTAGCCTAATGTTGTTGTGCCGTAAGACtagatctccttcctcaaatctTTTGCTCCCCACTTTGCGATTGTAACGCAGTGCCAACCTCTTCTTCAACGCTGCTTCCGACAAGTGGGCCATCTCCCTTATCTCGTATACAAAATTCTTTTCATTTGCCTCGTCACTGCCCCCTAGTAGGAGCCTTGGACTAGGTTCCCCTATCTTGATAGGAATAATGGCATCTACTTCGTAAGGCAGAAAGGCGTTTCATCGGTTATGAAATATGGTGTCGTCTTGTAGGACCATAGGACTGAGGCTAGCTCATCTGCCCATAAGCCCTTCTTTGTTCTAGGAGCTTTTTC
Coding sequences:
- the LOC140177684 gene encoding zinc finger BED domain-containing protein RICESLEEPER 1-like is translated as MAMFLACVLDPRCKLHVMKFCFPLIYKPVAIENVDKVKNTLQQMYDDYAEKCHGETTISGVNTNGPVASSSNVVSSEISKIDEIWNVVQKKEAIHATKLELEVYFDESAYISEGNSKSFSALKWWKNNSLKFKILSKMAVDILAIPISMVASESSFSTGERVIDKYRSRLN